TTCAGTTTATAAAATAAGGAGGCCGGGatgaaacttttttattttttgagacagttttcaccttgtcaccctcggtagattgccatgacatcatagctcacagcaacttcaaactcttgggctcaagtgattctcttgcctcagcctcccaaacagctgggactataggcgcccgccataatgcctggctatttctagagatgagatctcgctctggctcaagctggtctcgaacccgtgagctcagggaatccacctgccttgccctccaagtgctgggattacaggtgtgagccaccttgcccggcctctGGGATGAAACTCAGCTTCCACTTTCTAAATTCAGCCTCATGGTatcttttattcaacatgtgTTTGTATTACCTCTTTAATGAGATCAGTGGTATAAACTGTGCTGCCTTAAAAATCCAAGATAGAAAAGGGAATCTCCACTTACTTATTGGTTTCCCAATTCAGAATTTCCTTAAAGACAGAttccataatttaaaaacaaaataaaaaatgaaaatattctgaaatcccCAGCTGATAAATTTTCAAGGTTAAGACTATGAGCTTTTGTTCTTTTAGGTGTTTACCAGCACCTATCGGAATGCAAAGACTATACAAGTCACTCAGTCATACTTGGCAAATTTATAGTTATCAACCCAAGGGCATTTTCTTTCACTAATGCCAACTCATGTCCAAGCCAGTAGTGATTAGTAAAATAGACAAGGCTCTATTTTAAGCTTTGTTGCCAACATGTAGAATACTGATGTtttctaccctccttggccttctttttttttagtaattataaAACAAGGCTAAATATTAGATTAATATCAACTGTGTGATTATGCCAGAAAAAAATGGCTAGACTCTGTATCTCTCCCTGGCTGCTCACTTTCTCAGCACTCTGCCCTTAGGAGAAATGAAGAGAACAATTCTGGTGGCAGGTTTTTGTGGAAAAATTCCTCTGAATGATGGTCAAATTTAGTACTTGCCCAATGAGAGATTTTACTTAAAAAACTTGGTAAACATGCTACCTGTATTTCCACCACCCCTCTTAAATTGAGGACTCGAGAGCTCAGTGCCCCTTGTTTTGTAGGGGAAAAGAAGCTACATAACAATATTCTTGACAATTCTCTTAAGGTTTACTCCTTTACTTCTCAGTATGCAAGTACTTATCTGTATGCACAAGTATgtacacactacacacacactcGCAAATACACACCAACATGTTAACGTGATTCCTTGTAAAAGCTCCTTaatggattttacatttttatttacttttttgttggaGGGTGTGTGGGTAGGTGAACATGGTGTGGAAAAGTGGGAGGCAGAAAGTTTTTACCCATGAATTTGAAATGGAATCAGTGTAAGAAAGTtaacttcttttatgttttctaaaaaaatgcattggaaaaaaaaatattggaaatataCACACCAAAACATTAAGAGTAGTTGGGGTTATTacagaagattttaatttttttaggtttATATTTTGAAGAGTCctataatgaatatataaaaaataactagataaaaaaatgttaaataatttaacCTCTCAAGCACTAAAGAGAAAAAGATCAAGGAATTAAATTAATCTTAGAGGTTCTCATACTTTTCTGCAAGATAATCTTTCTTCCCCCTAAATcccaatataaatatttttaatctcctGATCTTGGCATAATATCCTTATGTTGCAGTTTGCATTTTAAATCTGATTTACTTATTTAAGCAAATTGGTAGAGTGTATGGGATTTGAAACCAAAAATCAGGGTTTGACTCTCTTCTTCACATTAAGGCCACAGCCTCAGATGAGGTGCCTCCTCCTGATCAAGGAGGTCACCCCTTCCTCACAGGGTAAATGAAAGCATTACCTGAGCTAATACGCAGGGAGCTCTGGGCACACAGTAAATCTCAGTAGCGGTTAACAGGGAGGTGACATCTACCTGACAGGGTAATTGGAAGCAGTAGATGAGATCATATGCAGGGGGCTCTGAGCACACAGTAAAATCTCAGTAGTAGTGGTAGTGCCTCTTGTCgctatttttcttcaaatattaggCTACTCCAGAGAGTACCCCTGAATTTACGTCCATTGGTATCTCTATCATCCGGTTGGTTCTGGGACGTGCAAGCTGTGACAGGACGCAGCTAACGACCCACTAAGGTGGCCATACGGGGATGCCCACTTGACACTTACTTTGCTCTTCTTACTGCTGGACATTTTATTCCTGATGTAGCTGAACGTACGACTGACTTTTGTTCCACTCTTCCCTTCAAAATCTTTCTTGGAGGGGCTTTGTGGCAGGAAATTGAAGTTCTCTTCTGTTAtactaaataaaaacaagaagatagttttgcttttttttttattttgaaacaaaactaCAGGAGGTAAATGGCAAGCATGGTGGTCAGAAGTTGTCAAAAACAGGCTAAGTTCTTTTACCCATCATTTATGGTTCAACTATGGATTTTGAGTGATCTGATGTTAAAAAGAGCCTGtcaattattcatttaattactttatcagaaatttctttctttcttttttttttttgagacactctgtcatcctaggtagtGTGCTCTGGCATCTGAGTTCAcaacaacctaaaactcttgggcaatcctcttgcctcagcctcccgagtagctagcaTTACAGATGCCGGCCACTACACTCAgctagctagcttttctatttttagtagagatggggcctcgctcttgcttaagctggtctctgaactctgagctcaagcaatctgcccacctcggccgcccagagtgctaggattacagaaattTCTTAATCTAAAAGAACACTCAATATACAAATTCTTTGCAACAAATAGGTGCTTGAAAGGACATCCACATATGTACTGAAAAAGAGGGTACTTGTTAACATAAGGCTGCAAACCAAGGAATCTTATGACTGTATATCCAAATTTTTAATAGTAGAGACTACTTATATTTTCTAACCTTTGGGACAAGGGACAATCAATGGACTGGTCCATGCAGCTATGCACAATTTTAGGAAGGAGTACACTGAATAGAAGGCAGAAGTGGGGCAGAGTGTTGGAAGATCAGATCCAGATTACTGATCTACTTGTTTAGGAAGCCTACATAAAATCTAAGACCACCTGAGATGGATGTATTTTGAACTTAGAAAATTTGcaatcattaattttcttaaagaatGCTGGGCACTGAGTAAATTATTCATAATATAGAAAAGAACCCTTTTGTACAAGTTTGCTTAGATGTCTCAAACAGTTATTTTAGAACTTCACCAGAGAACTGCAGTGTTTGCTTCCAGGAACTGTGAGAGGACAGGTAGAGTAGACACGGGTTTAAGTCCAGTCACACATAAGTGctatttataaaacaaagcaGTCTGCTTTTAATACAAAAAGGAAATGGtatgaaaaccactgctctaggccaggtgcagtgattcacgtctataatcctagtactctgggaggtcgaggtgggcggattgcttgacttcaagagtttgagaccaggctgagcaagagctaaACCCATTCATTTCGTGGTGGTAAAAgccagcagtcccagctacttgggaggctgaggcagaaggattgcttgaacccaggagtctgaggttgctgttagaAAGAAAACCAGTGTTctagaaaagagcaaaaatgaatTAGATTTGAAGGCTGTACAAAGAGTAGCACCCCTTATGAGGGTTCTGAATCACAGTCACATCTGATGCCTTTGAGAAAAGTCAGGAGACTTAAAAAAACTGCAGAGCAACAACTTGAACCTAAGTGCTTAGAGGACTTAATCTCATGAACAtgaaaagagaaacataaaaatacacaattacaaaaaaaaaaagcttgagtaGGAATAGAAATCTTTTGCCTATTGTCAAATAAAAAACCAATTCATTCACTTGGTAGCAGCAATACATGGACTTTTATGTGTGTACGTATATATACTAATTATGAGACAAAATGTTAGACTGAATATACGTATATATACTAAATGAGACAAAATGTTAGGCttagaggaaataaaaatccTCATAAGCAAAGCATGCATAATCATCAcgttaataaatataaataactgtCTTTATTATGAGGACAGTataaagaataaaagtagaaaactacTGAAGATACTAATTTAAGATCTTGAAGCTGCGGCCTACTAAGAACAGACAAGGGCGCTGCATCATGAGCCAGGCCTCTCTTTGATATACAGAAAAGGCTGGGCCTTAATTTAGATCGCGGGTTGACAATCCAAAGTGCTAAACAACCCTACAAGAATCCTGCTCGATGCCATGCTTTTGAAAAAGAATGGATAGAATGTGCGCATGGAATTGGTACTATCCGGGCAGAGAAAGAGTGCAAGATAGAATTTGATGATTTCATAGAATGTATAGCTGGGGTGAAAACGATTCAACGCTTGAAAGCCATCCAGGAACAGCGGGATAAGCTAATAAAGGAAGGGAAATATACCCCTCCGCCTCACCACTTGGGCCAGGAGGAGCCTAGACCCTGAACAGAGAGCAGCTGCTGATGGCTGGAGGCTGATTTTCATTCTCCACTGGAAAAATTGTTTACTGAAAACTTCTTTATCAAAGTATGTAAAAATAAAGGATTGCTCCatcttgtttaaaaacaaaaaacagatactAATTTAAAAAGATACAGCTGACATTAGAAAACCACTTCTAATTATTATTCCAAGTTTATCACTAAAGGAAGAACCCAATGAGCTCAATATACTTAGTTTACTTAATTAAATGCCATTCACAGATTGAAAAGTTCCTAATTTTATCTCAGGAAAAGgagtaacaaaagaaaagaatagtacCTCTCAGTCAGATTAGCACTGGTGTTGTGGAAGGGCCGAGAATctagaaaacaaaacatgtaGAAGTTAGAACAAAAGGATTTTACCCTGATGATgggtaaaatattaaaatacgtAAAATAACACAGCTAAAGCAGAAACAGCGTTTGAAAGTCAGTGCATGGTGCCTCCTTCAAAAGGTCTGGAAGAAGGAAAGATTAAACTTGAAACTGTGGTATTACAAGTAGAATCATACAGCAATAGGGAGTGAATTTCCTACCAAGAAAACCATTTAATCCAGGATTCAAGTAATTGGAAAAAAATcgcaaatcatttttttctaatgattaaaCATATATCATGAATTTTTATGCCTGTCCTTATCAATGTTCGGTTTCCAAAGGCTATCTTTCTGAGATGATGTTATAGGAAGAATACAAAATAGCAAATTATGTGTCATGTTCTGTCACTGTTAATCCTGCTTTCATATATTTCTGTACTAAAAATCTAGCTAATCTGATATTTTCTGAGAATTCCTAGAAACAGATTAGCCAGCAGGAAGGGACGTAAGAGCTGGTTTACTGAGTCTCAGCCCTGTCACTAATTTGAGATGGGGCCTTGggtttcatttcttcatctgtgaaataaaacACATAGCAAGGCCTTTTCCAGGTTGATAGTGAAAAGATGAACAAGGCAGATGCATTCTTCTTCCTTCCATAACTATCAGATCAAAACTGAAGCAGGTCATTAAAACTGTAAGACTAAATCAGATAGCAGGGCAGGAAGCAGGACAACCAGAAGGAATGCTATCATTATTTTGATCTACCGCATGTTGATGGAAGTTTGAAGTGCTGAGGACTTAGATGACAGCAAGGCCTCAATCACACAATGATAAATGGTTTTCGGTTTTTAGGAGATTCGGTATAGAGATAATTtctctatattccaggcaaagaaTGCATTGTGTAACTATTGGTATGATTTGGACAAAACACACCCTTTCTCCTTGAGTTGGCTTCTAAGATTTCTGATACCACTGTTAGCAAAACTTCAACCTAATAAAGATTTGAAGATGTTCTACAACCAGATTACCAGCACTTGAAACTCTCTGACTCCCTTTTCTGTTCTAGATTCTCAACAGCACCACAAAACTGTAGTAATTACTAAGGAATTTAAATTGTCAATAGGCAGCAGTAACACATAAgaagagtttattttattatttattattatttttttttataagacagagtctcacttagtcaccctgggtagtgtcatgacatcgcagctcacagcaacctcaaactcttggactaaagcgattctcttgcctctgcctcccaagtagctgggactacaagcgctgtcacaacaccggctatttttgtttgtttgtttttggttgcagctgtcattgttttttggcgggcttgggctggatttgaacccgctagctcaggtgtatgtggctggcgccttagccgcttgagccacaggtgccgagcctagaaaACTTTAAAACGAATTAAGTCTTCAAAAGTTTGCCTttcaaatgtattcatgatctatgtatatatgacttaattaaaaaaaaaaaaaaaaagaagtttgcctTCCATATTTTATCCTTTTCCCTATTTGGGATTCTTCATTTCACTTATGATGTACAGTAACAGCCACCAGGTGAAGGAGAAAGATCAGCAGAGTAAGAATATCTGGGATCTATCTCCCGGTTCTGCACCACCTAGGTGTGAAAGTATCAGCATTTTAACCTCATGGGGCTTCAGTTTactaaaaaaccaaaaacaaaaaccgaaacaaaacaaaacaaaaaacccaagtgGGTGGTTTAAATTAGTGGCTTTAAAATATTGTCCACCCAAGGATCCTTCAATGATATAAGCAGCATTAAACTTCCTCAGGCACCAGAATTCTGG
This region of Nycticebus coucang isolate mNycCou1 chromosome 2, mNycCou1.pri, whole genome shotgun sequence genomic DNA includes:
- the LOC128569152 gene encoding NADH dehydrogenase [ubiquinone] iron-sulfur protein 5-like, whose protein sequence is MSQTVILELHQRTAVFASRNCERTARPLFDIQKRLGLNLDRGLTIQSAKQPYKNPARCHAFEKEWIECAHGIGTIRAEKECKIEFDDFIECIAGVKTIQRLKAIQEQRDKLIKEGKYTPPPHHLGQEEPRP